One Pleurocapsa sp. PCC 7327 DNA segment encodes these proteins:
- a CDS encoding NADH:flavin oxidoreductase, giving the protein MESDIIFQPLEFRHLTIKNRIFRSNISGRFDNYDGSGNQARINWEEKFARGGVGAIVSSFVPVTIKGRIVPNYATIDRDDRIPFWHKVGEKVHEYGCKFIMQLSHSGRQQDIQGVENDDIRQSSTGRTELFHGLECRAMSVDEIKQVVQAFGKGAKRAKEAGLDGVELHGANGYLITQFLSSGINDRTDVFGGSLKNRARFLLDIIEAVRTEVGDDFHFQIKISAEDFNNAVIPWEKTGNKLEDTVQICQWIEEAGVDAIHVSVGSLFPHPLNPPGTFPLAGKYATDKASNTYDTMLSSGNQTFRNYLLFRYRALHKIFEWLWYRIPRKVYRQPNLLQGLPVKAEELHPDFRKFVSPQELQKLLETYQGRNLGYAREIAKNVKIPIICTGGFQQASYIRKAISEGFCDAVSIARPLVANNDLVEHFEQGKDLPERPCTYCNRCLLNTLENPLGCYEPARYGDDYEAMIREVMTVFDPPPFK; this is encoded by the coding sequence ATGGAAAGCGATATTATTTTTCAACCTTTGGAATTCCGCCATCTAACCATTAAAAATCGGATCTTTCGCTCTAATATTTCTGGAAGATTTGACAACTACGATGGTTCGGGCAATCAGGCAAGGATAAATTGGGAAGAGAAATTTGCGCGAGGCGGTGTCGGAGCAATTGTTTCTTCCTTCGTTCCCGTCACGATTAAAGGACGAATCGTTCCCAATTATGCAACGATTGATCGCGACGATCGCATTCCTTTCTGGCACAAAGTCGGCGAAAAAGTTCACGAATACGGCTGTAAGTTTATCATGCAACTGAGCCATTCTGGTCGTCAGCAGGACATACAGGGCGTTGAGAACGACGATATACGCCAGAGTTCGACTGGTCGTACCGAATTATTCCACGGATTGGAGTGTCGGGCAATGAGCGTAGATGAAATTAAGCAGGTCGTGCAAGCGTTTGGCAAAGGGGCTAAACGCGCTAAAGAGGCAGGATTAGATGGTGTAGAATTGCATGGAGCGAACGGCTATCTAATTACACAATTTCTCAGTTCGGGGATCAACGATCGCACGGATGTATTTGGCGGTTCTTTAAAAAATCGCGCTCGCTTTCTGCTAGACATTATCGAGGCAGTTCGCACAGAAGTCGGAGACGATTTTCACTTCCAGATCAAAATCAGTGCCGAAGACTTTAACAATGCAGTCATTCCCTGGGAAAAAACCGGAAATAAGCTAGAAGATACCGTTCAAATTTGTCAGTGGATAGAAGAGGCAGGGGTAGACGCGATTCATGTTTCAGTTGGCAGTCTTTTTCCCCATCCTTTAAATCCGCCAGGAACATTTCCCCTCGCAGGCAAGTATGCTACCGATAAAGCAAGCAATACCTACGATACGATGCTCTCTAGCGGCAACCAAACCTTCCGCAATTATCTCCTATTCCGTTATCGAGCCTTGCATAAGATTTTTGAGTGGCTTTGGTATCGGATTCCGCGAAAAGTATACCGACAACCGAATCTCTTGCAAGGATTGCCCGTCAAAGCAGAAGAGTTGCACCCCGATTTTCGGAAATTTGTCTCGCCGCAAGAGCTACAAAAACTCCTAGAGACTTATCAGGGAAGAAATCTCGGCTATGCACGGGAGATCGCGAAGAATGTTAAGATTCCAATCATCTGCACGGGTGGATTTCAGCAAGCCTCCTATATTCGCAAAGCCATTAGCGAAGGATTTTGCGATGCGGTGAGTATCGCCCGTCCTTTAGTTGCCAATAACGATTTGGTCGAGCATTTCGAGCAAGGAAAAGACCTTCCAGAGCGACCTTGCACTTACTGCAACCGTTGCTTGCTCAACACCTTAGAAAACCCGTTAGGATGCTACGAGCCAGCACGCTACGGCGACGACTACGAGGCAATGATTCGAGAAGTGATGACCGTGTTCGATCCACCACCATTTAAATGA
- a CDS encoding SDR family oxidoreductase translates to MNANNFNSSKTALITGASSGIGYELAKIFADRGYNLVLIARNEQKLSRVADEFQEKFGTLVKIIVEDLSIPDAPTKIFQQLQQDAIAIDVLVNSAGFAAYGFFWETDLNAELQMMQVNMVALTHLTKLFLKEMVARRQGKILNIASTAAFQPGPLMAVYYATKAYVLSFSEALANELQGTGVTVTALCPGPTESGFQARANMERSKLVSGKRIMDAKTVAEIGYRGLMNNQTVIVPGLKNKLLTLSVRFTPRNLVTKIVRSMQERI, encoded by the coding sequence GTGAATGCAAACAATTTTAATTCTTCCAAAACCGCCCTAATTACTGGTGCTTCTAGCGGCATTGGCTATGAATTGGCGAAGATCTTCGCCGATCGCGGTTACAATCTGGTTTTAATTGCTAGAAACGAACAAAAACTCAGTCGGGTTGCCGATGAATTCCAAGAAAAATTTGGCACTTTAGTGAAGATTATTGTTGAAGATTTATCTATACCAGATGCGCCAACAAAAATTTTTCAACAACTCCAACAAGACGCGATCGCAATTGACGTTCTAGTCAATAGTGCTGGTTTTGCTGCCTATGGATTTTTCTGGGAAACCGACCTGAATGCCGAATTGCAAATGATGCAAGTTAATATGGTAGCGCTGACCCATTTAACCAAATTATTTCTTAAGGAAATGGTGGCTAGAAGGCAGGGGAAAATTTTAAATATCGCATCTACTGCTGCTTTTCAGCCAGGTCCTTTGATGGCGGTTTATTACGCCACTAAAGCTTACGTTCTCTCATTTTCTGAAGCGCTTGCCAACGAATTACAAGGAACGGGAGTAACCGTCACGGCGCTTTGTCCCGGACCGACAGAATCTGGCTTTCAAGCGAGGGCCAACATGGAGCGATCCAAGCTGGTGAGCGGAAAACGCATTATGGATGCGAAAACTGTTGCCGAGATAGGCTATCGCGGCTTAATGAACAATCAAACGGTTATCGTCCCCGGTCTAAAAAATAAGCTGCTGACTCTCAGTGTTAGGTTTACTCCCAGAAATCTCGTGACCAAAATTGTGAGAAGTATGCAGGAAAGAATTTAA